In bacterium, the following proteins share a genomic window:
- the mutL gene encoding DNA mismatch repair endonuclease MutL: protein MAEEPGRIRVLDGATIDRIAAGEVVERPASVVKELVENSLDAGARQISITLEDGGLTSLTVDDDGHGVAFRDLPLAFERHATSKITTAADIMSVGTFGFRGEALASIASVARVRCVSRTVDADMGGMLEIEGGEIIRREPAPRNRGTTITVSDLFYNTPARRKFMKTGQAEKRAVMRLLTQLALANPDTRWLVRAENETLLDLRPASSLTDRARDLLGASVVAHMARFENAKGGFSVSGLASRPTWTRGNREQQFIFVNRRPVDSPALSQAIAQAFRESIPAGRHAVVIAFLQVPTGEVDVNVHPAKTEVRLLLEREIFGLLKGALVDGLGLRRADDMRPWTGEPAPDPEAPEFRNLPPHEAAERLAKAQDDYLRRHFQRGGSAGFEFRGVPRGQAELFGASALRVAPATAGSDGAETTYGAPTGESYPTGDLPLHAAPFWQLHRTYIVTQIRGGLVLIDQHNSHERILYNEARKSLTGGGVPTQQLLFPAHLELTPGQVQAWQAHAGQLKAMGFTIEPFGGHSILVQGVPASLKNWNEGRLLLDILDDLAWDDKPSQENQVDLLASYACHAAVRAGEPLTIPEMQNLVDQLFATDQPLSCPHGRPTLIQFTLADLEKRFGRA from the coding sequence ATGGCAGAGGAACCGGGCAGGATCAGGGTGCTCGACGGAGCCACCATCGACCGCATCGCCGCCGGCGAGGTCGTCGAACGGCCGGCGTCCGTCGTCAAGGAACTGGTCGAGAACAGCCTCGATGCGGGCGCACGCCAGATCTCGATCACGCTCGAGGACGGCGGCCTGACCTCGCTCACCGTCGACGACGACGGTCACGGTGTCGCGTTCCGCGACCTGCCGCTGGCCTTCGAGCGTCACGCCACGAGCAAGATCACGACGGCTGCCGACATCATGAGCGTCGGCACCTTCGGCTTCCGCGGCGAGGCCCTCGCGAGCATCGCCTCGGTGGCCCGCGTGCGCTGCGTGAGCCGCACCGTCGACGCGGACATGGGCGGCATGCTGGAGATCGAGGGCGGCGAGATCATCCGCCGCGAGCCGGCGCCGCGCAACCGCGGCACCACCATCACCGTCAGCGACCTCTTCTACAACACGCCCGCCCGCCGCAAGTTCATGAAGACCGGTCAGGCAGAGAAGCGCGCGGTGATGCGCCTGCTTACGCAACTGGCGCTGGCCAACCCGGACACGCGCTGGCTGGTGCGCGCCGAGAACGAGACGCTGCTCGACCTGCGGCCGGCCTCATCGCTGACCGACCGCGCGCGCGACCTGCTGGGCGCCTCGGTCGTGGCGCACATGGCGCGCTTCGAGAACGCCAAGGGCGGCTTCAGCGTCAGCGGCCTCGCGTCGCGCCCGACCTGGACGCGCGGCAACCGTGAACAGCAGTTCATCTTCGTCAACCGCCGCCCGGTCGACAGCCCCGCGCTGTCGCAGGCCATCGCGCAGGCGTTCCGCGAGTCGATCCCGGCCGGCCGCCACGCCGTGGTGATCGCCTTCCTGCAGGTGCCCACCGGCGAGGTCGACGTGAACGTGCACCCGGCCAAGACCGAGGTGCGCCTGCTGCTCGAACGCGAGATCTTCGGCCTGCTCAAGGGCGCGCTGGTGGACGGCCTGGGCCTGCGCCGCGCCGACGACATGCGTCCCTGGACCGGCGAGCCGGCGCCCGATCCCGAGGCGCCCGAGTTCCGCAACCTGCCGCCGCACGAGGCGGCCGAGCGGCTCGCGAAAGCCCAGGACGACTACCTGCGCCGCCACTTCCAGCGCGGCGGCTCGGCCGGCTTCGAGTTCCGCGGCGTACCGCGCGGCCAGGCCGAGCTCTTCGGCGCCTCGGCATTGAGGGTCGCGCCCGCGACCGCCGGCAGCGATGGCGCCGAGACGACCTACGGCGCGCCGACCGGCGAGTCGTACCCGACCGGCGACCTGCCCCTGCACGCGGCGCCGTTCTGGCAGCTGCATCGCACCTACATCGTCACGCAGATCCGCGGCGGCCTCGTGCTCATCGACCAGCACAACAGCCACGAACGCATTCTCTACAACGAGGCGCGCAAATCGCTGACCGGCGGCGGCGTGCCCACCCAGCAGCTGCTGTTCCCGGCGCACCTCGAACTGACGCCCGGACAGGTGCAGGCCTGGCAGGCCCACGCCGGCCAGCTGAAGGCGATGGGCTTCACCATCGAGCCCTTCGGCGGCCACAGCATCCTTGTGCAGGGCGTGCCGGCCAGCCTCAAGAACTGGAACGAGGGACGGCTGCTGCTCGACATCCTCGACGACCTGGCCTGGGACGACAAGCCGAGCCAGGAGAATCAGGTCGACCTGCTGGCCAGCTACGCCTGCCATGCCGCCGTGCGCGCGGGCGAGCCGCTGACCATCCCCGAGATGCAGAACCTGGTCGACCAGCTGTTCGCCACCGACCAGCCGCTTAGCTGCCCGCACGGTCGGCCCACGCTGATCCAGTTCACGCTGGCGGACCTGGAAAAGCGCTTCGGGCGCGCCTGA
- the miaA gene encoding tRNA (adenosine(37)-N6)-dimethylallyltransferase MiaA, translating into MEAGRAAGICPVIVGPTAVGKTALITRLARELPVEIISLDSRQVYHGLRIGTAQPSAEELAICPHHLIDFLPPEETYDAARYRADFCRVYGQVTARGGRPVVVGGAGLYLTAIREGFFDLGEGGRPLPEVRAELDQLGDDEIRRRLLAKDPAAWSRIHGNDRYRSQRALEIGEVAGRPMSELAAAQKPDPALGLEFPVFVLERPVKVLDARIAARTRAMLAGGWIEETRALLARHDPQCPGLGSLGYREIVAHLGGSLAPAQLEEAIVRVTRQYAKRQRTWFRKVEAQGRGLPDAPALAAAIMEAARRPASGAAAPGAPSPGQ; encoded by the coding sequence ATGGAAGCTGGCCGAGCCGCAGGCATCTGCCCGGTCATCGTCGGGCCGACGGCAGTCGGCAAGACGGCACTGATCACCCGGCTTGCGCGTGAACTCCCCGTCGAGATCATCAGCCTCGACAGCCGGCAGGTCTATCATGGCCTGCGCATCGGCACGGCGCAGCCGAGCGCCGAGGAGCTGGCAATCTGCCCGCACCACCTGATCGACTTCCTGCCCCCCGAAGAGACGTATGACGCGGCGCGTTATCGCGCCGATTTCTGCCGCGTGTACGGCCAGGTCACGGCACGCGGCGGGCGACCGGTCGTCGTGGGGGGCGCCGGGCTCTACCTGACGGCGATTCGCGAAGGATTCTTCGACCTGGGCGAGGGCGGCCGGCCCCTGCCTGAAGTGCGCGCCGAGCTCGACCAACTGGGCGACGACGAGATCCGCCGCCGCCTGCTGGCGAAGGACCCCGCTGCCTGGAGCCGCATCCACGGCAACGACCGCTACCGCAGCCAGCGCGCACTGGAGATCGGCGAGGTCGCCGGCCGGCCGATGAGCGAGCTGGCCGCGGCGCAGAAGCCGGACCCGGCGCTGGGACTCGAGTTCCCGGTCTTCGTGCTGGAGCGTCCCGTCAAGGTACTGGATGCGCGCATCGCGGCGCGCACGCGGGCGATGCTGGCGGGCGGCTGGATCGAGGAGACGCGGGCGCTGCTGGCCCGGCATGATCCGCAGTGCCCGGGCCTCGGCTCGCTGGGGTATCGCGAGATCGTGGCCCATCTCGGCGGATCACTGGCGCCGGCGCAGCTGGAAGAGGCGATCGTGCGCGTGACCCGCCAGTATGCCAAGCGCCAGCGAACCTGGTTCCGCAAGGTCGAGGCCCAGGGGCGGGGCTTGCCGGACGCGCCGGCGCTGGCGGCGGCGATCATGGAGGCCGCGCGGCGGCCGGCGAGCGGCGCCGCTGCGCCGGGAGCGCCTTCACCAGGACAATGA
- a CDS encoding DUF512 domain-containing protein, whose protein sequence is MIPLIRPFPAPLDRLHDWREGDAVFELDGRPLEDILDLYYYAPEESTTALGIRRADGGELIVRLDPGDIHAVTECFAPMEFKTCACDCVFCFIDQNPKGMRAPIYVKDEDYRFSFLYGNYITLTSLGRRGLERIIRQRLSPLYVSVHATDIDVRTRMLGIKRRYDVMLILRQLVAAGIEIHTQVVLCPGWNEGLILEKTFRDLVTLAAPKDEDEAAFEAVSRRGHGYEESGMGDGDEPPLAPVQEAADFDVLAPAKLPCGEPVFANPDDDEDDLSGLAPAQVGSPDDEPGVTARAGGIRSLAIVPVGLSNHRDGLTKLDPVTPAVATATIDQVAGWQQEARAKLGYGFVYLSDEFYLQTGQPFPPAADYDEFWQIDNAIGLTCRLRDTWAEELGWAVTDGDMPTRPLTVLTGELAATAWRREFTPVMEAAGAPPVEVVGVANTFYGASVTVAGLLSGGDLRRALLTLPSNPVRDVVLSPRVLNADGLTLDGLTLDDLAVGQPHRLHVGEEDGFIDFWRQLG, encoded by the coding sequence ATGATCCCACTCATCCGACCTTTCCCTGCCCCGCTCGACCGCCTGCACGACTGGCGCGAAGGCGACGCCGTGTTCGAACTCGACGGCCGCCCCCTCGAGGACATCCTCGATCTCTACTACTACGCGCCCGAGGAGAGCACCACCGCGCTGGGCATCCGCCGCGCCGACGGCGGCGAGCTCATCGTGCGCCTGGACCCGGGCGACATCCACGCCGTGACCGAGTGCTTCGCGCCGATGGAGTTCAAGACCTGCGCCTGCGACTGCGTCTTCTGCTTCATCGACCAGAATCCCAAGGGGATGCGCGCACCGATATACGTGAAGGATGAGGATTACCGGTTCAGCTTCCTGTACGGCAACTACATAACGCTCACCAGCCTCGGCCGTCGCGGCCTCGAACGCATCATCCGCCAGCGCCTGTCGCCGCTCTACGTCTCGGTGCACGCCACCGACATCGACGTGCGCACCCGCATGCTGGGCATCAAGCGCCGCTACGACGTGATGCTCATCCTGCGGCAGCTGGTCGCCGCCGGCATCGAGATCCACACGCAGGTCGTGCTCTGCCCGGGCTGGAACGAGGGCCTCATCCTGGAGAAGACGTTCCGCGACCTGGTGACCCTGGCTGCGCCCAAGGATGAGGACGAGGCGGCCTTCGAGGCGGTCAGTCGGCGTGGGCACGGCTACGAGGAAAGCGGGATGGGGGATGGCGACGAGCCGCCGCTGGCGCCGGTGCAGGAAGCGGCCGACTTCGACGTGCTGGCCCCCGCGAAGCTGCCCTGCGGCGAGCCCGTGTTCGCGAATCCGGATGACGACGAGGACGACCTCAGCGGACTTGCGCCGGCGCAAGTCGGCTCTCCAGACGATGAACCCGGCGTCACCGCCCGCGCCGGCGGCATCCGTTCCCTGGCCATCGTGCCGGTGGGCCTGAGCAACCACCGCGACGGCCTGACGAAGCTCGACCCGGTCACCCCGGCGGTGGCCACGGCCACCATCGACCAGGTGGCCGGCTGGCAACAGGAGGCGCGCGCAAAGCTGGGCTACGGCTTCGTCTACCTGAGCGACGAGTTCTACCTGCAGACCGGGCAGCCCTTCCCGCCGGCCGCCGACTACGACGAGTTCTGGCAGATCGACAACGCCATCGGCCTGACCTGCCGCCTGCGTGACACCTGGGCCGAGGAGCTGGGCTGGGCCGTCACCGACGGCGACATGCCGACCCGGCCCCTGACGGTGCTGACGGGCGAGCTGGCGGCCACCGCCTGGCGCCGCGAGTTCACGCCCGTGATGGAGGCGGCGGGCGCCCCGCCGGTCGAGGTGGTGGGGGTGGCCAACACGTTCTACGGGGCCTCGGTGACGGTGGCCGGGCTGCTTTCGGGCGGCGACCTGCGCCGGGCGCTGCTGACCCTGCCGTCGAACCCGGTGCGCGACGTGGTGCTGTCCCCGCGCGTGCTGAACGCCGACGGACTGACGCTCGACGGCCTCACACTCGACGACCTGGCGGTCGGACAGCCCCACCGGCTGCACGTCGGCGAAGAGGACGGCTTCATTGATTTCTGGCGCCAATTGGGCTAA
- the der gene encoding ribosome biogenesis GTPase Der yields MPLRTVAIVGRPNVGKSTLFNRVLGERRSVVHETAGVTRDRIAEITDWAGHPFQLLDTGGIIPFGETTGDFDEKVTQIAREAIEEADLVLFLVDGKVGPMAWDESIARDLRKAGKAVVLCVNKVETDGERLALYEFHSLGLGEPFGISALHGRGVGDLLDIVVEGFPKQELEIPCDCKVAILGRPNVGKSSLLNILVGREEALVSEISGTTRDSINTDLKWHGKTIRLIDTAGLRRKSKVQEAIEVFSNMRTVRALEQCDVAVFVVDAEAGAVTQDSKIAGMIHDAGKGCIVIFNKWDLIGDKGANTHLAHWEKFCTEVPFLTYAPWFTVSAESRQRTGRIMETVWEVHEGRQKRVSTGQLNEFLEKVVAIQGPRAHGGGVGKIYYGTQIESAPPTFLLSVNEPKFFARNYLRFINNKLREEFGFTGNRIFVKMKKH; encoded by the coding sequence TTGCCCCTGCGCACCGTCGCTATCGTCGGCCGCCCCAATGTGGGCAAGTCCACGCTCTTCAACCGCGTCCTCGGTGAGCGCCGCTCGGTCGTCCACGAGACGGCCGGCGTGACCCGCGACCGCATCGCCGAGATCACCGACTGGGCGGGCCACCCGTTCCAGTTGCTGGACACCGGCGGCATCATCCCGTTCGGCGAGACCACCGGCGATTTCGACGAGAAGGTCACCCAGATCGCCCGCGAAGCCATCGAAGAGGCGGACCTGGTGCTGTTCCTGGTGGACGGCAAGGTCGGCCCCATGGCCTGGGACGAGTCGATCGCGCGCGACCTGCGCAAGGCGGGCAAGGCCGTCGTGCTGTGCGTCAACAAGGTGGAGACCGACGGCGAGCGCCTGGCCCTCTACGAGTTCCACTCCCTGGGCCTGGGCGAACCGTTCGGCATCAGCGCGCTGCACGGTCGCGGCGTGGGCGACCTCCTGGACATCGTCGTCGAGGGCTTCCCCAAGCAGGAACTCGAGATCCCCTGCGACTGCAAGGTGGCGATCCTCGGCCGGCCGAACGTGGGCAAGTCGTCGCTGCTGAACATCCTGGTGGGCCGTGAAGAGGCGCTCGTCAGCGAGATTTCCGGCACCACCCGCGACTCGATCAACACGGACCTGAAGTGGCACGGCAAGACCATCCGCCTGATCGACACCGCGGGGCTCAGGCGCAAGTCGAAGGTGCAGGAGGCCATCGAGGTCTTCAGCAACATGCGCACGGTGCGCGCGCTCGAGCAGTGCGACGTGGCGGTGTTCGTGGTCGACGCCGAGGCCGGCGCCGTCACGCAGGACTCCAAGATCGCCGGCATGATCCACGACGCGGGCAAGGGCTGCATCGTGATCTTCAACAAGTGGGACCTGATCGGCGACAAGGGCGCCAACACGCACCTGGCGCACTGGGAGAAGTTCTGCACCGAAGTGCCGTTCCTCACCTACGCGCCCTGGTTCACCGTCAGTGCCGAGTCGCGCCAGCGCACCGGCCGCATCATGGAGACGGTGTGGGAAGTGCACGAGGGCCGGCAGAAACGCGTCAGCACCGGCCAGCTCAACGAATTCCTCGAGAAGGTGGTCGCGATCCAGGGTCCGCGGGCGCACGGCGGCGGGGTCGGCAAGATCTACTACGGCACCCAGATCGAGAGCGCGCCGCCCACGTTCCTCCTGTCGGTCAACGAGCCCAAGTTCTTTGCGCGGAACTACCTGCGGTTCATCAATAACAAGCTGCGCGAGGAATTCGGCTTTACCGGCAACCGGATTTTTGTGAAGATGAAGAAGCACTAG
- the plsY gene encoding glycerol-3-phosphate 1-O-acyltransferase PlsY codes for MLLILFLLLAFALGAIPFSFIIAKSVKGIDLRHHGSGNLGATNVFRTLGPRWGVACLLLDMAKGAAAVWLMTMLVDGWQAGEPTPFNITPDLFRIFAGAFASLGHTFSPFVSFHGGKGVATTGGAFAVLEPYAILVTVIVFAIVAFASHIVSLASIAAACVLPLAVLFFERQSPDTSKTIIWFTFCVCGWVIWRHRANLVRLRAGTEGKLRHHKGDGASPPPPAA; via the coding sequence ATGCTGCTCATCCTGTTCCTTCTTCTGGCCTTCGCCCTGGGGGCCATCCCGTTCAGTTTCATCATCGCCAAGAGTGTCAAGGGCATCGACCTGCGCCATCACGGTTCAGGCAATCTCGGAGCCACGAACGTATTCCGCACGCTGGGACCGCGCTGGGGCGTGGCCTGCCTGCTGCTGGACATGGCGAAGGGCGCGGCCGCGGTCTGGCTGATGACGATGCTGGTCGATGGCTGGCAGGCCGGCGAACCCACGCCGTTCAACATCACGCCCGACCTGTTCCGCATCTTTGCCGGTGCGTTCGCCTCGCTGGGCCACACGTTCAGCCCGTTCGTCAGCTTCCACGGCGGCAAGGGCGTGGCCACGACCGGCGGCGCCTTCGCCGTGCTGGAGCCGTACGCGATCCTCGTCACCGTCATCGTCTTCGCGATCGTCGCCTTCGCCTCGCACATCGTGTCGCTGGCCAGCATCGCCGCGGCCTGCGTGCTGCCGCTGGCGGTGCTGTTCTTCGAGCGCCAGAGCCCGGACACCTCGAAGACGATCATCTGGTTCACCTTCTGCGTCTGTGGCTGGGTCATCTGGCGGCACCGCGCCAACCTGGTCCGCCTGCGCGCGGGCACTGAAGGCAAGCTCCGGCACCACAAGGGCGATGGCGCGTCGCCCCCGCCGCCGGCCGCCTGA
- a CDS encoding NAD(P)-dependent glycerol-3-phosphate dehydrogenase, with product MECMPRKAAILGTGSWASAFGRHLCHKWERVVLWGIDEKQVRSINQTGTNPDYLGSIVLPPNLRATLDLNDALVRADIVFVVVPSQVVRQVMGKVALSGALPPGVPVVNLAKGFEVSSLKRLSVIIEEELAAATPAGPHPVAVLLGPSHAEEVALELPTAVVLSGHEGVDWAHWQAWISGPFFRVYTNTDMPGVEFASAFKNIIALAVGMADGLGAGDNTRGTLMTRGMVELSRLGRALGGRQETFAGLAGIGDMITTCISHHSRNRNFGEAVTGGEQSPDQILASWVQVVEGVEMAKAALKLGEKHNVELPITKQVHDVLFSGKPPRQAMRELMERELRAETD from the coding sequence ATGGAATGCATGCCGCGCAAGGCCGCCATCCTGGGCACCGGCAGCTGGGCCAGCGCCTTCGGCCGCCACCTGTGCCACAAGTGGGAACGCGTGGTGCTGTGGGGCATCGACGAGAAGCAGGTCCGCAGCATCAACCAGACGGGCACCAACCCGGACTACCTGGGCAGCATCGTGCTGCCGCCGAACCTTCGCGCCACGCTGGACCTGAACGATGCGCTGGTGCGCGCGGACATCGTCTTCGTGGTGGTGCCCAGCCAGGTTGTCCGTCAGGTGATGGGCAAGGTGGCCCTCAGCGGCGCGCTGCCGCCCGGCGTGCCCGTGGTGAACCTGGCCAAGGGCTTCGAGGTCAGCTCGCTGAAGCGCCTGAGCGTGATCATCGAGGAGGAGCTGGCCGCCGCCACGCCGGCCGGCCCGCACCCGGTGGCCGTACTGCTGGGGCCGAGCCATGCCGAGGAAGTGGCGCTCGAGCTGCCCACGGCGGTCGTGCTCTCGGGGCACGAGGGCGTCGACTGGGCCCATTGGCAGGCCTGGATTTCGGGGCCCTTCTTCCGGGTCTACACGAACACCGACATGCCCGGCGTCGAGTTCGCCTCGGCGTTCAAGAACATCATCGCCCTGGCGGTGGGCATGGCCGACGGCCTGGGCGCCGGCGACAACACCCGGGGCACCCTGATGACCCGCGGCATGGTGGAGCTGTCCCGGCTCGGACGCGCGCTGGGCGGCCGCCAGGAGACGTTTGCGGGCCTGGCAGGCATCGGCGACATGATCACCACCTGCATCAGCCACCACAGCCGTAACCGCAATTTCGGCGAGGCCGTCACCGGCGGCGAGCAGAGCCCGGACCAGATCCTGGCCTCGTGGGTGCAGGTCGTCGAGGGCGTGGAAATGGCCAAGGCCGCCTTGAAGCTGGGTGAGAAGCACAATGTCGAACTTCCTATTACCAAACAGGTTCACGATGTGCTATTTTCCGGAAAACCGCCCCGGCAGGCGATGCGGGAGTTGATGGAACGGGAGCTGCGGGCCGAGACGGACTAG
- a CDS encoding MerR family transcriptional regulator encodes MAAPMDYPKKLYYSISEVAAISGVKAHVLRYWESEFPSLHPKKTRAGSRRYRQSDIESVLAIKELLYVQGFKIAGARKALRQEKAAEAAPNQPAQMAMGFEAMDAEQRLAFVRAELQEILEVVRQLKQPKAAPLKKMAGKA; translated from the coding sequence ATGGCCGCGCCGATGGACTATCCGAAGAAACTCTACTACTCGATCAGCGAGGTCGCCGCCATCAGCGGCGTCAAGGCGCACGTGCTGCGCTACTGGGAATCGGAATTCCCCTCGCTGCACCCCAAGAAGACCCGTGCCGGCAGCCGCCGGTACCGCCAGTCGGACATCGAGAGCGTCCTGGCGATCAAGGAACTGCTCTACGTCCAGGGCTTCAAGATCGCCGGCGCCCGCAAGGCCCTGCGCCAGGAGAAGGCCGCCGAAGCGGCCCCGAACCAGCCGGCCCAGATGGCCATGGGCTTCGAGGCCATGGACGCCGAGCAGCGCCTGGCCTTCGTGCGCGCGGAGTTGCAGGAGATCCTGGAAGTCGTGCGCCAATTGAAGCAGCCCAAGGCCGCGCCGCTCAAGAAGATGGCCGGCAAGGCCTGA
- a CDS encoding SUMF1/EgtB/PvdO family nonheme iron enzyme encodes MAIRQVNPALALAVASFLAAAMGGCQDSAPTDPARDIVPPAASTLVLGATTTTSVALTWSAPGDDGLLGTSAAYDLRYATQPVLTSNWDAATRVEGEPVPGIAGTVESCNVTGLTIGTTYHFALRTCDEAGNWSALSDALAAATVAAPDTMAPAAVSELVAAATTTVSITIAWTAPGDDGSAGTATAYDLRRAVQPITADNWDAAVSVATVPVPAVSGTVQTCQVAGLGEASTHHFALRTRDEAGNWSGLSALVAATTDTFAQGLFVDIPAGTFRMGSPDDEPGREAFETEHLVTLTRDYRMQATEMTSRQYRDLLQWAFDQGHVSETADGLIDNLDDSGSVLLPIEHFGFTLNDGVFTCPYPEHPVTYLTWRAAAASCDWLNLRQGLPRTYDHATWQCIGTGPYGAAGYRLPTEAEWEYACRAGSTTALANGPLTQPDCAPLDTGLDALGWYCGNGSYITSVARKHPNAWGLYDMHGNVAEMCHDWMGPYEGDVSDPVGVPAAAAHVVRGGNWYSYARTCRSAARAWGSGSAGFRMVQTAEAGGSR; translated from the coding sequence GTGGCAATCCGACAGGTGAACCCGGCCCTGGCCCTGGCCGTGGCCTCGTTTCTGGCTGCCGCCATGGGGGGCTGCCAGGACAGTGCGCCGACCGATCCGGCGCGCGACATCGTGCCCCCTGCGGCCAGTACGCTGGTCCTGGGCGCCACCACCACGACGAGCGTCGCGCTGACCTGGTCGGCCCCCGGCGACGACGGTCTCCTCGGCACATCGGCCGCCTATGACCTGCGATATGCGACCCAGCCGGTGCTGACCTCCAACTGGGACGCAGCCACACGCGTCGAGGGCGAGCCGGTGCCGGGCATCGCCGGCACGGTCGAGTCGTGCAACGTCACGGGGCTGACCATCGGCACCACCTACCATTTCGCGCTGCGCACATGCGACGAAGCCGGCAACTGGTCCGCGCTCTCGGACGCGCTCGCGGCGGCCACGGTGGCGGCGCCCGACACCATGGCGCCCGCGGCGGTCAGCGAACTTGTGGCGGCTGCGACGACCACCGTCAGCATCACCATCGCCTGGACCGCGCCCGGCGACGACGGCTCCGCCGGCACCGCCACGGCGTATGACCTGCGCCGCGCCGTGCAACCCATCACTGCGGATAACTGGGATGCCGCCGTGTCCGTCGCCACGGTGCCTGTTCCCGCCGTCAGCGGCACCGTCCAGACCTGCCAGGTTGCCGGCCTGGGGGAGGCGAGCACCCACCACTTCGCCCTGCGGACGCGCGACGAGGCCGGGAACTGGTCGGGGTTGTCGGCTCTGGTCGCGGCAACCACCGACACGTTCGCCCAGGGCCTGTTCGTGGACATACCTGCCGGTACGTTCCGCATGGGAAGTCCCGACGACGAACCAGGCCGCGAGGCCTTCGAGACGGAACACCTCGTCACGTTGACCCGCGACTACCGGATGCAAGCCACCGAAATGACCTCGCGGCAGTACCGTGACCTGTTGCAGTGGGCCTTTGATCAGGGCCATGTATCGGAAACCGCCGACGGACTGATCGACAATCTCGACGATTCCGGGTCGGTTCTGCTTCCCATCGAGCACTTCGGCTTCACGCTCAACGATGGCGTCTTCACATGCCCGTATCCGGAGCACCCTGTCACGTACCTGACCTGGAGGGCCGCCGCCGCCAGCTGCGACTGGCTCAATCTCCGGCAGGGCCTGCCGCGCACCTACGACCACGCCACCTGGCAGTGCATCGGCACTGGTCCCTACGGCGCCGCCGGTTACCGCCTGCCGACCGAGGCGGAATGGGAGTACGCCTGTCGTGCGGGAAGCACCACCGCACTGGCGAACGGGCCACTCACGCAACCCGACTGTGCGCCGCTCGACACGGGCCTGGATGCCCTGGGCTGGTACTGTGGCAACGGTTCGTACATCACGTCGGTGGCGCGGAAGCATCCGAACGCCTGGGGACTGTATGACATGCACGGCAACGTGGCCGAGATGTGCCACGACTGGATGGGTCCCTATGAGGGCGATGTCAGCGATCCGGTGGGCGTGCCGGCGGCGGCCGCACACGTCGTGCGCGGAGGCAACTGGTACAGCTACGCCCGCACCTGTCGTTCGGCAGCACGGGCCTGGGGCTCGGGTTCCGCGGGCTTCAGGATGGTGCAGACAGCGGAGGCCGGCGGTTCCCGGTAA
- a CDS encoding glycosyltransferase family 2 protein: protein MKVGAILPALNAARFLPQVIGDIRRAQPQVSVLVVDDGSSDTTAETARLEGAHVIAHPRNLGKGMALRTGYAWAEEQGLDWVFTLDSDGQHLPGEMQAFLDAAATEEWDALVGTRMASTSNMPWLRKWTNITTSRVISGLAGCTIPDSQSGYRLYRVAKLRGLRLRTTRYDAESEILVRLARGGARIGAVPISTVYGDQVSSIRPLVDTGRFLRLVALLAFTRDRARGSAIDEPTRTGNHG from the coding sequence ATGAAAGTCGGCGCCATCCTTCCCGCGCTCAACGCCGCGCGCTTCCTGCCGCAGGTCATCGGCGACATCCGCCGGGCCCAGCCGCAGGTCAGCGTCCTGGTGGTCGATGACGGCAGTTCCGACACCACCGCCGAGACCGCGCGGCTTGAGGGCGCCCACGTCATCGCCCACCCCCGGAACCTCGGCAAGGGGATGGCGTTACGAACGGGATATGCCTGGGCGGAGGAGCAGGGCCTCGACTGGGTCTTCACCCTCGACAGCGACGGCCAGCACCTGCCGGGGGAGATGCAGGCGTTCCTCGACGCCGCAGCTACCGAAGAGTGGGACGCGCTGGTCGGCACGCGCATGGCCAGTACCTCGAACATGCCCTGGCTGCGCAAGTGGACGAACATCACCACGAGCCGGGTGATCAGCGGGCTGGCCGGCTGCACGATTCCCGATTCGCAGAGCGGCTACCGGCTGTATCGTGTGGCGAAGCTGCGCGGCCTGCGCCTGCGGACCACGCGCTACGACGCCGAGAGCGAGATCCTGGTGCGCCTGGCGCGCGGCGGCGCGCGCATCGGGGCCGTGCCCATCAGCACGGTGTACGGCGACCAGGTCAGTTCGATCCGGCCGCTGGTGGACACGGGCCGCTTCCTGCGCCTGGTGGCGCTGCTGGCCTTCACGCGGGATCGCGCGCGCGGCTCCGCCATCGATGAACCAACGCGAACGGGCAACCATGGCTGA